GGTGGCGTTTCTGACTACCGCCGGAAACTCCATATAAAACACATTGCCTGTGCCACCGGGGTTGTTGATATTGGTAATGATATTATTGCGGCAGCAACGCTCCCATACTACATAGTAGCCCCTGGCATCGTCAAATACATTGGCAGAGAGCTCTAAGTTGGCACCATAAATTATTTTGCGGGTAACCAATTGCCCAATAGAACACTCAGGGTTGGTATAAGGTACGTTTTGATCTTCTAGTTTTTCTAGCAGTACCCTCCCCATTAAGTTGTAGAAATTAAAAAGGGTATAAAAAATTGAATTCCAATTAATTATACCCATAATTCATTGCAAAAGGTTATTATTATATCTCCTAAAACATCATAATAGCTTTTACAATGAATATACATTTTAAAAAAACTTTCGTAAAGAACTATCCTCTTTAGTAAAAAAATATTTTCGTGGTCATTTTTGTGAGGAGGTCAACATATTTACTACCATTTCGGAAACATTTGATAAATCGTGTTTGAGTTTAGAGGAATGCACTAAACTAGAAAAGCTTCTGCAGGTTTTTTATTTGGGTCAATTGGTAGGTTTACCTACTTTGAACAGTATCTTAGTGAAGCATGGGGTTGTGAGCAATTCTGCTCAAATCAGCTATCAAAAGTTGGCTTCTAATTTATCTATTAGCACCATTCGGAAGCTATTTGAAGAGGTTTTTTCGGCTCAGTTGGGTCAGGTACTCCAAGAAATGAGTGAAAAAGATTCAAGTTGTTGGTCAAAAACAACGGTCACTGTTGTGTTGGATGATAGCGTGTTTCGGTGTTGGCTATCTTCTCAGAATCATTTGAAAGATTTTGAGGAGTGCTACGGGAAATTTTTTAGTGGTCAGTTTGGTACAAGTGTGTATGGTTTTCGGGTGTTGACCCTTGGGGTGAGCATTGATGGGGTATTTTACCCACTTTTCTTTGATTTTATCAAGAAGAAAACCTCCAACGCTTATCAGAAACCAGCAAAAGTAGCTCAAAAGCTTGTGAGGCGCTGGGGAGAATATCGCAAAAAGCTGACTAGAACTGGGTATGATTTTCCTACACTTCACCTGAGTTGTGACAATGGATATAGTAATGAGGCTTTGGCAGAAAGTTGTGCCCAAAATGGACTTTGTTACATCAGTGTAACCAAAAAATCTCATTATGTGGTAATAGAGGGTCAAAAGGTAAAGCTCTCTGATTGGATTGAGAAAGAATTTATCCCAGCAGAGCAAGCTCATCAAGCGAGTCAAAAAATGCTTCCTGAGGAAGATAAAACCACTTTTAAAAGGAGAATAAGTGCCTATTATTGTAGCAAGAAACAAGCTGTAACTTTGCTGTTTTTTCGGCTCAATGGATCAAAGAAAGTAAGTGTTATTTATAGCACAAGTAAACATATTTTCGCCAAAACCTTGCGAAGACACTGGTTTCAGAGAACTTATATTGAACAGTTTTTCAAATTACTCAAACATGTGCTCCAAATTGGGGAAGCCAGAACAAAAGACAAAAAAGGTTTTGAATTCAAGTTATACCGATTTTCTTATGTAGCCTTGCACGCACAAAAACTGGTGAAATGGATCAGAAAACAAATGAAGGGTTTTAACAAAAAAGGGTTCATTACCATACAGCGAACCCTTAATTCAGACCCGGATATTTTAGACCTTTTGCAAGAAAAATTAATAGCAAACATTTGTAAATCAAATAGTTATAAACAATGAAATAATTACAAATTAAGGTATTACTGCCTTTAGAATAAATAGAAGCGGTTATGTCGTTGTCTTCTGCTTGAGGGTTGCCGTTAACATCGTCGAAATAAAGATTGAGTATAAGTGTATAATTGAAGCCGTCGAGGTATTTAAGCTGAAACTCGCCCCCTACTATGTGGGTGGCGCGCAATGTAAAACACCCTAGTAGCAGGAAAGCAAGCGTTAAATAAAATTTTTTCATTGTATGTGGATTATATATTTTACCTAAGAGCTTGTTTAAACTTTCGCGTTTAGCGTGATTTTCGATGAATTTTGTTTTCAGATGCGTTAAATTTTGAAGTAATAGCCGCGCTATTGCAGATAAATTTAACAATATATGAGGGCAAAATTCGCGTAAAGTGCCTATTAGGTGAATTTTAAACGAGCTCTAAAGTATCCTTTTTTTTGTAATAAGTTAAAAACTGTTGAACTTTGTTCTTAACATGAGAAGAAAAAAACAAGTTATTATACCAAACCTTACTATAGAAGGGGTGGCGGCCGAAGGAAAGTGTATAACACGATACGAAGATAAGGTCATATTTGTAGACGGCAAATTAGTAGCTCCACAAGATGTGGTTGATTTAAAAGTTACCAGAAAGCGAAAAAACTACATTGAGGCAATACCTGTCCAGTTTCATGAATATTCTCCTTTGCGGATAGAACCCTTCTGTAGCCATTTTGGTACGTGTGGAGGTTGCAAGTGGCAACACTTGCCGTATGAGCAACAACTGCAGTTTAAGCAACAACAAATCGTTGACAACCTGGAAAGAATAGGCAAGTTGGATTTACCAGAAGTAAAGCCAATTTTGGGCTCAGCCCATACCCAGTATTACCGCAACAAACTGGAGTTTACCTTTTCTAACCGTCGTTGGATGACTAAGGAAGAAATTGCTACTGAAGAAAAAATTCAAGATCCCAATGCCTTGGGTTTTCATATTCCCAAACGCTTTGATAAAATTTTGGACATAGACCATTGCTATCTTCAGCCTGACCCTTCTAATAAAATACGGTTGACTCTGAAAAAATATGCAGTTGACAATGAACTTACGTTTTTTGATCAAAAAAATAACGAAGGTTTTTTGCGCAATGTGGTCATCCGCAATGCCAACTCCGGCGATTTGATGGTCATCATGATCTTTTTCTATGATGATCAAAACCTGATTGTTCCCCTATTGGAGCATTTACATTCTGAAGTACCAGAAATTACCTCGCTGCAGTACATCATTAACCCTAAGCAAAACGATGCTTATCAGGACTTGCCAGTAAAACTGTTTGCCGGAGAGCCCCACATTACCGAAACAATGCCTTCGCTTGATGAGGGAAAGCCCACGCTTAAGTTTAGGGTAGGTGCCAAGTCGTTTTATCAAACCAATGCTTCGCAAGCGTATGAATTGTATAAAGTAGCGGGCGAAATGGCTGACCTTAAAGGCGATGAGGTAGTGTATGACCTGTATACTGGCACGGGTACCATTGCTAATTTTATTGCGCATAAAGCAAAAAAAGTAATAGGGCTTGAGTATGTGCCTATGGCTATAGAAAACGCCAAGGTAAACTCAGAGATCAACAGCATAGATAATACATCATTTTTTGCGGGCGATATTCAGCATTTGCTCGACGAAGAGTTTGTGGAACTACATGGGCATCCCAACGTAATTATTACTGACCCGCCGCGTTCGGGTATGCATGCCGATGTGGTAGAGATGCTTAAAAAAGCAAGCCCCGACAAGATTGTGTATGTGAGCTGTAACCCAGCTACTCAGGCGCGCGATTTGGCTATGCTTGCCGATGAATACGATATTACAGCAGTACAGCCAGTAGACATGTTTCCGCATACCCACCATGTAGAAAACGTAGTGCTGCTTGAGCGTAAGGTGTTGGTAACACGCTAAACCTCCCTTACTTTGAAGAGTTTAGGTAAGAGCTGGGTGGCTTTTCATCCAGCTTTTTCTGTGTATGGTGGTACCGCAAAATAAAAAGTTGCCTGAGTTTACGATAATTTAATATAGCTTTATGTTATATATTTAGTGTAAAATTAATAATTTGAACCTCCTATCAAGCTGGTTGTATAACTTATGTCAGCAGGGTAGCCATATCAAAACCAAACACATTTTCATGCAATATAAAAACTGGTTAGTATTTATTTTAATTACCCTACTTCTGTGCTGGCAACCAGTAAAAGCGCAGGATACCTTGCTAAGTTTGCAGGAACTTGAGCAAAAGGAGTTGTACAAAGTAATAGACGATGCAGTACACGATGCTGCCAACGCGTATTTGCTTAGCCTGAAAAACAAAGGGTTGAAAAAAGTTCCCAAAGAAATTGGGAAACTCAAAAAGCTCCAGATGCTCGATTTGGGCTTGAACCAAATAGATACCTTGCCTCCTTGTATTGGTAGTTTGAAGTTTTTGCAAATATTGGACTTATGGGGCGATAAAATAGCCTATTTGCCCGACACTATAGGCAATTTGGTGCATTTGAAGTTTCTCTATATGGACTATAATAAGTTGGTAAAACTACCCAAAAGCATCAAAAAGCTGACTCAACTACAGGTAATAGACCTAGAAGGCAATAAACTTACCCGCATACCATCCGAAATAGGGGCGTTGAAATCGTTGCGGGTGCTCGACTTAGAAAAAAACGGCATTTCAACCATTCCGAGTCAGTTGGGCAACCTGAGCCAGTTAGAAGTGCTTGACCTCGACAGCAACCAAATAAAACAAATACCTTACGCCATAGGTGGTTTGCGTAGCCTCAAGTACTTGTACCTAAGAAATAATCTGATAGATTCACTGCCCGACGAATTGAAAAATATGGTAAAACTGGAGCATTTGTATGTGAGCAATAACCGCCTGGACAGCAGCTTTGCCAAAAGTCGTTTTTTGGGAAAACTACAAAGCCTAAAGACCCTTGATTTGAGCAAAAATAAATTGGTTCGTTTGCCTCAAGACATTGTACAGCTCAAGAACCTAAAAACGCTCATCCTTCACAATAATCAATTACAGGCGCTGCCCGATAGCCTGGGCGAAATAGAAAACCTTGAAGAGCTTGACTTGCGCAACAATCAATTGACAGTGTTGCCTAAATCGGTATTACAGCTTGCCAAGTTAAAAAAACTGATACTGCGTAACAATCAATTGACAGTGTTGCCCGAAGAAATTGCACAAATGAAAAACCTAAAGGAACTCGATTTGCGGGGCAACTTTACCACTCCCACCGAGTCGCAGTCTGCTACTGGGTACGACGCCGAAAAAGAAAAGGCCAAGATCAGAAAATGGTTGCCCAATACCAAGGTCAGGTTTTAACTCATTGGCGGGCTAAGGTCAGGCAATGGGCGTTTTGGTGGTTTTGCCAGAGGTGGTTTTTGGGGAGATCACTTCCTCGAAGCTAACTATACACCAAGGTGGGTACTCACTTAAGTTGTACCCAACAAAAACAATTGGTGACGCGTTCAAGTTACAAGATCAAACATTAATAGTTATGAAAAACAATCACCAGGTAACCTTTACTTACCACATGAAGTGGTGTCAACAACCCTCCTTGTATATTTTTACTTTGCCTCCTCCTTTTGCTTCATAAGGAATAGTACCAAAATAAATTTACATTTTTAACGTCATCTTTCGCTGACAGAATTCGTTAAAAAAACTTGCCGTAGCGTTGCTATGCCGCCGTCCCGCAGGGCTGGCTCAACATCCACTGGATATTGCCCTGCCTATCCTGCCAACAAAATATTTTGGCGTTACTATAGAACTTTATTTTTACACCATTCCTAAAGCATTTATTTGCAGTACTTTAATATGTTTTTTTGGATAATATCCGCGTGTTTTGGAAGAACTTACCGGACAAGTTTTCTTTTTTGAGGGCTAAAATCAGTATTTTTGACCGAACACAATAACAAATAGCAAAATAGTGTGACACTTAAAATTGTAGATGTATGGGAAGTTTAGCAATTGTTTTGATGTTTATTTTCCTTTTTGGGTTAATTTTCATTGCCCCTGTTTTACACGCAAAAGATACCCTGAGAAAAGTAGAGCAGTTTATGCTTTATTTGGCAAGTAACTTATCACTTGAATTTCACAAAAAACCTCTTGCCAAAAAAGATCAAAAAATAGGTTATCCCGATGTATCGGGCGAAATAAACCAGCGTGCAGTACACGTATACGTAGAAGACACCAGTATTACCAAAGAAGAAAAGCATCAAATTTATGTAGAGGTGCCCTGTCATAACTTATTACACCACGCTTTCAAGATTTATAAACGAGATATGTTTACCGAAATTTTGAGACCTGCGTATGACCACAGTGATGCGTATGAACAGGAAGATTTTGTGATGGAAAAATATGCACTTGAATCAGAAGAGTATGGTTTTTTTGCTCATTTTTTGAATGATGACGTGTGCGACACACTCGTTGATGCACAAGAATTGGTGCAAGGAATATTTGAATTAAACCACGGCATGCTCACCTATAAGGAGCCTACCAACACCTTTGGCGAAGACAAAGCCGACCGCATAGAAAAAATTGTAAAAGTAAGCATACAAATTGCCGAAAGAGTAGATGCAATGGATTAGTACTTAGTAACGTGTTCGCCCCGTAAACGGGATTTCGGGCGTAGCCCTCAACAATAACTGTCCGATTTAGAATAAATTAGCTTCGCAGAGCTTGAACTTCGTTCTGCGGTTCGCTTTACTGCCTTTCGTTATTTTTATTGCCCGTAGCGCTGCTACAAGCGCAAAAACCGATGGCTAAAGCTTCGCTTTGCCGAGCTCTGCCAAAGGCTAAATGCCTCAGTCAGTTGTACGTATTTGCCCTAAAAAACAGAAACTTATTTTGAACACGTTACTTAGCTTACCTTACCTTACGTCATTGTTCCTGGTCTGTATCCTCTCCCTTATTTTTTCGATTCAAACGTTGGTGTGTTATAACTTATCAACCAAAGCTCTACATTTTATTTTGTAGAGCTTTGGTTTTTGGTACATCCTGCTTCTTTCTTTATAATTTTACTTTTAGACTTTAGGTAGGCGTAGTTTTTCTAAATTTATAGCTATATTTACTTGTTATCCAATATAACTTTGACGTTAGAAGAGTACAAATTACTATTATGAGTCTTTCAATCATAAAACCTGTTAATATAAAGGCTTGATAAAAATACAGTGAATATTGTACTATTAGGCTTTTTTTTTGTGGCTTCTTTGAGAAGCTGCAAATCAACAATTGCAAGGTTTTACCAGTGATTCCCTGAGTACCAGAAAAACTGTTTTTTGTATGTATTTTTCTAACCCCAATGAAGCATCCTGTGGCTTTGCCTGTATTGTAAGGCGTATGTTATTCTTACAAATAAGAGGGAATAAGGCAAAGCTGACAGCGTGTATTCATTCAACCACTAAACATTTAAGTAAATGAATATCAAAGCCATTATTTTCGACCTGGATGGCACGCTCGTAAACTCTGTACGAGACTATGCCGACACTGCTAACGATGTTTTAAACAGCTATGACTTTCCTACCCACACTTTACAAGACTATCAGCGTTTTTTAGGCAACGGTCTGGTAGACTTTGTGCAAAGCATATTGCCTGCTTGCTATGAGCCAGGTAGCCGGGTATTTGAGAAATGCCTTGAACAATTCAGGCGTACATATACAGCTAACTGTTGTAATTATACGACCTTGTATACAGGCATTGTAGACCTGCTTGACGAGTTGAGCTCTGCCAATGTACCTTTAAGCCTGTTGACCAATAAACCACATGAAATGACGCTTAAAGTAGCCCAGGCTTATTTAGATCGTTGGAAGTTTTTTCATCTCATGGGCTATCAGGGGTTGTTTCCACAAAAACCCGCGCCCAATGCTGCTTTGCATATAGCCCAAAGTATAGGAATAGCCCCAGACAGTATTGCCTTGGTGGGAGACACCCCCGCAGACATGCATACGGCACGCAATGCAGGTATGTACGGAGTAGGAGTAGCGTGGGGGTTCCGCTCGGTAGAAGAGTTGCAAGAGGCGGGAGCAAGTAAAATTGTGACTGAACCAAAGCAAATCATCGATTTGGTAACCAACGCCTGTGTGGTAGGTTAATTGAGCTTTTACCTCAACACCTTATTTAATTGTCAGAAGCTTTCCTCTTTAATTTCATAATTATTTAACAGTATATGATGTGAAGAGGAAGCTTGCTTTATTCTTTTTGTTTTACTCTTCTTGCTTTTCTTCCATCACCCCACTCCATTTGTGTTGCTTCAAATACCCATAAATAATTTTTTGCACATCCAGGTTGTCTTTGTAAGGTTTGATGTATTGTTTGGCTTCTTCAAAACTCGCAATGGTCAGGTCTTTGTCGACATAACCAAAGCCAAGGTATGAGCCCTTTTCTATCACCACTATCGATTGCTCGTTTTTGTTGCGTCCTTTGCCCAATACCAGAAATGTACGCAAAGAGTAACGGTTAAAAGTAGCAATGGCTTCTTCTACTCTTTCATTATAGTCTTCAGGAGTTTCTTCGCCTATACAAGCCCCTTTGCATTGTTTAATCTGGTAGTCAAAGCAAGATGTTTTGGTTTGATACAAGCCACAAAGCTTCATACAGAGCTGGTATTCGCGTACTTTGCTGTACAAAATCTCCCGTGCGGTATGCCCCGAACCACACATGGTGAGCGGAGTTTTGTTAGGTTCGGTTTCCAGCCTTGCCGCATACAAGCCCAAATAGCCGTTGCGGTGATGGCGGGTGTAAATGCCCCAAAAATAGCGGGTACGGCGTTGGGCACGGTTAAATTTGGGGTGGTGGCGTTTTATCTCGTCCGATTCCAGCAACAAAGCCAGTAGTTCGCTGCCTGTGAGTTCATAGCTAATGCCCGCTACCTGACTTTTAAAATCAATTGATTTACGGTTGTTGAGGTTTTGGGTAAAATGACTGCCTACCCGTTTTTTGATGTTGATGCTTTTGCCTATATAAATAATATCACCCTCTTCATTATGAAAATAATACACCCCGGTAGCTTCGGGTAGTGCCTGGTATTCGTCGAGGTTTATTTTAGGTGGAAGATTTTTTGCCTTAATTTCTGTCTCCACCACATTCTTGGTGAGTTTGCTGCTGTTTTTTTCCAGCAATTTCTCAAAAACTTCTACCGTGGCCAAAGCATCGGCTGAGGCACGGTGGTGGTTGGTCAATTGTATTTTAAAATGTTTGCAAAGCTTGGCAAGGCTGTAGGACGGTAGCCCTGGAAACACCTTGCGGCTTACCCTTACTGTACACAAGGTTTTGCGGGTAAATTTATAACCCAGGGCTTTGAACTCTTCGCGTACAAAACCATAGTCGAAGTGGGCATTGTGTGCTACAAATACGGTTCCTTCGGTAATGGCAAGAATGTCTTTGGCTATTTCGTAAAACTTGGGGGCATTGGCTACCATGTCATTGGTAATACCCGTGATTTGGGTAATGCGGTCAGAAATATAGCATTCAGGATTAACCAGCGAATGGAAACTATCTACCACACTTTCGCCGTCGTGTTTATAAATGGCAATTTCAGTAATTTTGTCGTCAGTAGGGCGTAGTCCGGTAGTTTCTACATCAATGATCGTGTACATATCTATTGCTCTTCATTTAACTTTACTATCCAATTGGCTTCAAAAATAAGTAAAATCTAAGAGTTTTGTATAGTGGGACTTAACTTTGGTAATTTTTTTAGCGTTTTTATTGCTGTTTAATTGGACTACACCCTCACCCCAATCACCAAAATATCGTCTCTTTGTTCGGCGTTTTTCTGAAACTCTTTCCTGGTTTCTTCCATATAGGCTCGTTGGTCTTGCATACTTTTTTGGGCGCAAGCC
This portion of the Microscilla marina ATCC 23134 genome encodes:
- a CDS encoding exonuclease domain-containing protein, whose product is MYTIIDVETTGLRPTDDKITEIAIYKHDGESVVDSFHSLVNPECYISDRITQITGITNDMVANAPKFYEIAKDILAITEGTVFVAHNAHFDYGFVREEFKALGYKFTRKTLCTVRVSRKVFPGLPSYSLAKLCKHFKIQLTNHHRASADALATVEVFEKLLEKNSSKLTKNVVETEIKAKNLPPKINLDEYQALPEATGVYYFHNEEGDIIYIGKSINIKKRVGSHFTQNLNNRKSIDFKSQVAGISYELTGSELLALLLESDEIKRHHPKFNRAQRRTRYFWGIYTRHHRNGYLGLYAARLETEPNKTPLTMCGSGHTAREILYSKVREYQLCMKLCGLYQTKTSCFDYQIKQCKGACIGEETPEDYNERVEEAIATFNRYSLRTFLVLGKGRNKNEQSIVVIEKGSYLGFGYVDKDLTIASFEEAKQYIKPYKDNLDVQKIIYGYLKQHKWSGVMEEKQEE
- the rlmD gene encoding 23S rRNA (uracil(1939)-C(5))-methyltransferase RlmD, coding for MRRKKQVIIPNLTIEGVAAEGKCITRYEDKVIFVDGKLVAPQDVVDLKVTRKRKNYIEAIPVQFHEYSPLRIEPFCSHFGTCGGCKWQHLPYEQQLQFKQQQIVDNLERIGKLDLPEVKPILGSAHTQYYRNKLEFTFSNRRWMTKEEIATEEKIQDPNALGFHIPKRFDKILDIDHCYLQPDPSNKIRLTLKKYAVDNELTFFDQKNNEGFLRNVVIRNANSGDLMVIMIFFYDDQNLIVPLLEHLHSEVPEITSLQYIINPKQNDAYQDLPVKLFAGEPHITETMPSLDEGKPTLKFRVGAKSFYQTNASQAYELYKVAGEMADLKGDEVVYDLYTGTGTIANFIAHKAKKVIGLEYVPMAIENAKVNSEINSIDNTSFFAGDIQHLLDEEFVELHGHPNVIITDPPRSGMHADVVEMLKKASPDKIVYVSCNPATQARDLAMLADEYDITAVQPVDMFPHTHHVENVVLLERKVLVTR
- a CDS encoding leucine-rich repeat domain-containing protein, yielding MQYKNWLVFILITLLLCWQPVKAQDTLLSLQELEQKELYKVIDDAVHDAANAYLLSLKNKGLKKVPKEIGKLKKLQMLDLGLNQIDTLPPCIGSLKFLQILDLWGDKIAYLPDTIGNLVHLKFLYMDYNKLVKLPKSIKKLTQLQVIDLEGNKLTRIPSEIGALKSLRVLDLEKNGISTIPSQLGNLSQLEVLDLDSNQIKQIPYAIGGLRSLKYLYLRNNLIDSLPDELKNMVKLEHLYVSNNRLDSSFAKSRFLGKLQSLKTLDLSKNKLVRLPQDIVQLKNLKTLILHNNQLQALPDSLGEIENLEELDLRNNQLTVLPKSVLQLAKLKKLILRNNQLTVLPEEIAQMKNLKELDLRGNFTTPTESQSATGYDAEKEKAKIRKWLPNTKVRF
- a CDS encoding HAD family hydrolase, encoding MNIKAIIFDLDGTLVNSVRDYADTANDVLNSYDFPTHTLQDYQRFLGNGLVDFVQSILPACYEPGSRVFEKCLEQFRRTYTANCCNYTTLYTGIVDLLDELSSANVPLSLLTNKPHEMTLKVAQAYLDRWKFFHLMGYQGLFPQKPAPNAALHIAQSIGIAPDSIALVGDTPADMHTARNAGMYGVGVAWGFRSVEELQEAGASKIVTEPKQIIDLVTNACVVG